From the genome of Solibacillus sp. FSL H8-0538:
GGTCATCCGGAATTTCGCCCTCGTCTATTAAGGACTCAATAATTTTTTCCACCTGTTTAAATTGGCGGAGTTGCATGCACACCGTCAAATATAATTCCATCGCTTCAAAATACATCGTCGGACCTAAGGCAAGTAAATCTTCACAAACTTCCTTTGCCTTTTGAAAGGATTTTGCTTCATATAGAGAATAAGCATATACACTCAATGACATCTCATCACCACTTATATATTGAAAAGCTTCTTCAAATAATTTATTCGCTTCATCAAATTGATAATTTTCCGCCAACTTATGCGCCTCACCGAGTAGACGCTCCGTCGTGCCAGGAAACAACACAATATTTTCATGTTTTGTTAAATTCATTTTCTTCTTTTTCATGTTACTCACTCCATACAAGATAGATAAACGACCGATTCGCTCTCCATCAATTTTTCCTTTTTAACATATCAAGGCATATTCCAACAACAATAATAAGAAAAGCGCATTCGCGCCCGTTTGCACGCGACAGATGCTTGCGAGCCCGAAGCGAAAGTAAACGCTCCACCACTTTCGCCCGAGGGATCGAAGCGACCTCGAGCGTGCGGCGCGAATGCCTAGACATTATCAAAAAGTTATACTTTCTTATCTCTTTAGATAGGCCTATCTCCCCCCACATAGAGCGAGATTAGATGGTTAAGAACGTTATACTTTGTTAACCACAAAAAAATTTCTACTCAGTTATTTCGCTATTCAGAAAAAATGTATATAATGTTAACTAATTACATTTTATATTTTAAACATCCGTGCATTACTATTTTTATAGTTCCCCCACATTGGTCAATTAAATCATATAAATGCAATTGGAGGAGAGAAAATCATGGTTTCAGTCTCAGACAAAACATTACTTGAATTTAAATCTCGTTTTGAGCCACCTCTTCAACAGCTTCCTATAAATGTTGTTAGTAGAAGTACTGCAATTACAAAAGAAGATGAATACCCCGTACAATTCGAATTTATAACGGACACGTATGTAGATTTTAAAAAGCATCAAGTTACTACATACATTACAGAGATTCAAGGCACAATTCCAGGCTCCATTAAAATTAGTGGCTTTGAAATCATTCCCCAGCACTTACACATTAATTGTGAATATGAAATTTTAAGTATTACAAACAATGAATTACTTGCGCTCCTAAACGATGAAAATCCGATGCTCACTTATAGCGAGTGGCTGCTTGAAGCGATCGAAAATGAAATTCTTGTGTTAGAAGTAAAAGCGCAAAATAGTCAGCTCGTCGATTGGCCAGTTGGCATAAAGAATGCATATTTCTTATGATTGTCGCTCCATTAAAGCCGAGTTTTAATACTTAGAAAGACATATCTCACCCCAAAACAGGCCCAGTTGTTCTCCTTTATGACGTGGATGAGAAAGTTATACTTTCTTATCCACCAAAAAAAGCCCCCCATACTGAGAGCTTCCAACTAATTCACATCGCTTAGCTTTATTGTAAGGAGTTCGCTTTCGCTTCGGCCTTATATTCAGTGCCTTTTACGCGATATGTTTTTCCATCTGTTGTCACAATAATCGTACCAGACTGTGCCGTTGTATAAATTTTGGAATGGACCGCTTTTAAATTACTTATAACCTTTGAATGCGGGTAGCCATACTCATTGTCTTTCCCATAGCTTAAAACCGTAACGTTGGGTTTGACCTTTTGTAAAAAGGCTAGAGAATTACTTGTACTTGACCCATGTTGTCCGGCCTTCAGTACCGTCGCAGCCACATTATATTTAGCTGCAATGGCTTCTTCCACTTCCACACTAGCGTCACCCGTGAATAAAAACGACACATCGTTATATGTAACCTTCAGTACAATGGAGGCATCATTCGTACCATATGAATTTGGATTTACGTGGAGAACTTGTACATGTAAGGAAGAATCGAAATTTATTTTAGTTCCTACTTGAGCATTACTATAGCGTATTTTATTTTGAGCTACTTTATTTAATACTGCTTCATTTGTCGTTGTTAAATGCGCTTTCCCACTATTGATAAAATGGTCCACTGGAAATTCGTCAAGTATTGTCAGGAATCCACCAATATGATTGGCATCAGGGTGACTTACAACGACCGTATCAATCCTTTTTATATGTAAAGCTTGTAAATAGCGCGCTATATCGCCCCCCACTTCTTGCGTACCCGCATCAATTAACATTGTTTTTCCGTTTGGCGATTGAATGACAATGGCATCCCCTTGCCCTACATCAATAAAATGCACATTCATTTCACCAGCTTGTGTTGTCGTACGTTCACTATATTGCATAGCACGTGCTAAAAAAGTAGCGAAATGGGCACGCGTTAAATACGCATTTGGTTTAAATGTTCCATCGGTATAGCCTGTAGTAATATTAGTAGCAGCGAGTTGACTAACTGCCTTATAAGCAGTATGTCCTTTTCTAACATCTGAAAAAGTAGTCGTCCCTACTGGTAATTTAAATGCCCTTGCAATCAAAGCTGCCATATGTCCGCGTGTCACATTTGCGTTTAGCTGGTAAGTACCATCGTTGTAGCCGTGAATAATGCCTGCTTCCGCTGCTGATTGAATATAGCCACTATTTTTATGACCTGTATGAACGTCGCTAAATTTCGTACTACGCTGAGTCCCGTTTAGCCCCGCTGCTTTCGCAATCCATACTGCCGCTTCCTCACGTGTAACAACCTCCTTCACCCCAAAATTTGTAGCCGCCTCAATAACACCTTTTTCATATAAATACATTATTTCTTTATAATATGAATGCTTTTTAGAAACATCGTTAAACACCTGATCCGCAAACGTAAGGCAACTCGGTAGAATGATTGATAAACAGAATACTAGTGTAATTATCCCAAAAATAAACTTTCCCACCACATTCATCCTCCTTTTTAACACTATAACAGAAGAAAAGCTTCCATACATAAATCGTTCATTTAATATGTAAATATATGTTAAAATAAAATATAGCTATACTTTCAGCCAATAAAGCAAGGGAGCTCACCATGGCAAACTATCGTCAATTATTTTTTTATTCATGTATTCTAGCCTGTTTCTTTTTCAGTAGGCCCGCGTTCGCTACCTTCATCGAAAAAGGTGACGCAATGGGCTATCAATATACCATCACAATACTAAACGACACGCGTCAGTGGCATGTCGAATATGAAAACAAAGAACATTTAATTGATGAAAATGCCGATAATATTTCAAATTTAGAGGCATATCGTACCCTCATTCGATGGATGGCACAGCAAACTTTAGAAATGACGCTACAAGCAATTTTCATTGTGCTATTTATTATTACTAGCGTCATTTTATGTCTATACAACCCTGCTCTTTT
Proteins encoded in this window:
- a CDS encoding S-layer homology domain-containing protein yields the protein MGKFIFGIITLVFCLSIILPSCLTFADQVFNDVSKKHSYYKEIMYLYEKGVIEAATNFGVKEVVTREEAAVWIAKAAGLNGTQRSTKFSDVHTGHKNSGYIQSAAEAGIIHGYNDGTYQLNANVTRGHMAALIARAFKLPVGTTTFSDVRKGHTAYKAVSQLAATNITTGYTDGTFKPNAYLTRAHFATFLARAMQYSERTTTQAGEMNVHFIDVGQGDAIVIQSPNGKTMLIDAGTQEVGGDIARYLQALHIKRIDTVVVSHPDANHIGGFLTILDEFPVDHFINSGKAHLTTTNEAVLNKVAQNKIRYSNAQVGTKINFDSSLHVQVLHVNPNSYGTNDASIVLKVTYNDVSFLFTGDASVEVEEAIAAKYNVAATVLKAGQHGSSTSNSLAFLQKVKPNVTVLSYGKDNEYGYPHSKVISNLKAVHSKIYTTAQSGTIIVTTDGKTYRVKGTEYKAEAKANSLQ